Proteins from a single region of Streptomyces sp. HUAS 15-9:
- a CDS encoding helix-turn-helix transcriptional regulator: MKSSRLVSILLLLQTRGRMTAAQLAEELEVSVRTVYRDVEALSAAGVPLYGDAGHAGGYRLLDGYRTRLTGLTTDEAEALFLAGAPGPAADLGLGPGLAAAQLKVRAALPPELRAHADRISGRFHLDAPGWYADADDTPHLAAVADAVWNGRVLDVLYRRWREPTDVRRRLDPYGLVLKAGRWYVVAGPGPRTFRVDQILELTVSSEEFTRPEDFDLAAYWTAYQREFHDRLRGGEARVRLAPGARLPGSAGAAAVYNGRTDERGWTLATVPIESVDHAHAEFLRLGTDIEVLAPAELRERIARTVTELAEIYGNSPAGGGD, from the coding sequence GTGAAGTCCAGCCGACTCGTCTCGATCCTCCTGCTCCTGCAGACCCGGGGCCGGATGACCGCCGCCCAGCTCGCCGAGGAACTGGAGGTCTCCGTCCGCACGGTCTACCGGGACGTCGAGGCCCTGAGCGCGGCGGGCGTTCCGCTGTACGGCGACGCGGGCCACGCCGGCGGCTACCGCCTCCTCGACGGCTACCGCACCCGCCTGACCGGTCTGACCACCGACGAGGCCGAGGCCCTCTTCCTCGCGGGCGCCCCCGGCCCCGCCGCCGACCTGGGCCTCGGCCCGGGGCTGGCCGCCGCCCAGCTGAAGGTGCGGGCCGCGCTCCCACCGGAACTGCGCGCCCACGCCGACCGCATCAGCGGCCGCTTCCACCTCGACGCCCCCGGCTGGTACGCCGACGCCGACGACACCCCGCACCTGGCCGCCGTCGCCGACGCCGTCTGGAACGGCCGCGTCCTCGACGTCCTGTACCGCCGCTGGCGCGAACCCACCGACGTACGGCGCCGCCTGGACCCGTACGGACTGGTCCTGAAGGCAGGCCGCTGGTACGTCGTCGCCGGACCGGGCCCGCGTACCTTCCGGGTCGACCAGATCCTCGAACTGACCGTCTCCAGCGAGGAGTTCACCCGTCCCGAGGACTTCGACCTGGCCGCCTACTGGACGGCGTACCAGCGGGAGTTCCACGACCGGCTGCGCGGGGGAGAGGCACGGGTCCGACTGGCCCCGGGTGCCCGGCTGCCCGGATCGGCAGGTGCGGCGGCGGTCTACAACGGCCGTACGGACGAGAGGGGTTGGACTCTGGCCACCGTCCCCATCGAGTCCGTCGACCACGCCCACGCCGAGTTCCTGCGCCTGGGCACGGACATCGAGGTCCTCGCACCCGCCGAGCTGCGCGAGCGCATCGCGCGGACCGTCACCGAACTGGCCGAAATCTACGGCAACTCACCGGCGGGCGGCGGCGACTGA